A region from the Spirochaeta thermophila DSM 6192 genome encodes:
- a CDS encoding DUF6938 domain-containing protein — translation MAGYDRPANDDNLSAWVVTVDMGLGHQRAAAPFAPIAEEGIITVGSISATDQSERALWLRMQRTYEFLSRVRSVPVIGPPLFGILDALQNIPPLYPFRDMSAPSYQVKLLSSLIRKGLCKGMIEKVKEKPLPILATHPAPALAADMAGFPRVYCIVCDAEVSRAWVAENPRESRIHYMVPCGRALRRLKLYGVPDERIFLTGFPLPLEVLGDENLSTLTQDMGQRLHYLDPNNRFWPLHEMNVRHFLGRSNLKWRKERVFTVTFAVGGAGAQVEIGCAILKSLRKRIAAGEVMLNLVAGVREEVRRIFEEEKARWAPDSPLVQVVYAPTKEAYFARFAQVIRRTDVLWTKPSELSFYAGLGIPIIMAPEIGAQERYNKAWLMEIQAGIPQEDPAYTDQWLWILLEEGRLAESAWDGFLKARKYGTYKIMEVLKTGTMVRETSPLKR, via the coding sequence ATGGCTGGATACGATCGTCCTGCGAACGACGATAACCTCAGCGCGTGGGTGGTCACGGTGGACATGGGGCTCGGGCATCAGCGGGCCGCCGCCCCCTTCGCCCCCATCGCAGAGGAAGGGATCATCACGGTGGGAAGCATCTCGGCCACCGATCAGAGCGAACGGGCCCTATGGCTCAGGATGCAGCGCACGTACGAGTTCCTCTCCCGCGTGAGGAGCGTGCCGGTGATCGGGCCTCCCCTCTTCGGGATCCTCGATGCCTTGCAGAACATACCCCCCCTCTACCCCTTCAGGGACATGTCGGCCCCTTCCTACCAGGTGAAGCTCCTTTCCTCCCTCATCAGAAAGGGGCTCTGCAAGGGGATGATCGAGAAGGTGAAGGAGAAGCCGCTCCCCATCCTCGCCACGCACCCCGCACCGGCGCTCGCCGCCGACATGGCGGGATTCCCGAGGGTCTACTGCATCGTGTGCGACGCCGAGGTGAGCCGCGCCTGGGTGGCGGAAAACCCCAGGGAGAGCAGGATCCACTACATGGTCCCCTGCGGGAGGGCCCTGAGGCGCCTCAAGCTCTACGGTGTACCCGACGAGCGGATCTTCCTCACGGGCTTCCCTCTCCCGCTCGAGGTGCTCGGCGACGAGAACCTGAGCACGCTCACGCAGGACATGGGACAGCGGCTCCACTACCTCGACCCCAACAACCGGTTCTGGCCGCTCCACGAGATGAACGTACGCCATTTCCTCGGACGATCCAACCTCAAGTGGCGAAAAGAGAGGGTCTTCACCGTGACGTTCGCCGTGGGGGGCGCAGGGGCCCAGGTGGAGATAGGGTGCGCGATCCTCAAGTCGTTGCGCAAGAGGATCGCTGCAGGCGAGGTGATGCTCAACCTGGTGGCCGGGGTGCGGGAGGAGGTGCGCCGGATCTTCGAAGAGGAGAAGGCGCGGTGGGCGCCCGACTCCCCCCTCGTGCAGGTGGTCTACGCTCCCACGAAGGAAGCGTACTTCGCCAGGTTCGCCCAGGTCATCCGCCGCACCGACGTGTTGTGGACCAAGCCGAGCGAGCTTTCCTTCTATGCGGGTCTCGGCATCCCCATCATCATGGCGCCCGAGATCGGTGCGCAGGAGCGCTACAACAAGGCCTGGCTCATGGAGATACAGGCGGGGATCCCCCAGGAGGATCCGGCCTACACGGACCAGTGGCTCTGGATCCTGCTCGAGGAAGGGAGGCTGGCCGAGTCGGCCTGGGACGGGTTTCTCAAGGCCCGCAAGTACGGTACGTACAAGATCATGGAGGTGCTCAAGACCGGGACCATGGTGAGGGAGACCTCTCCCCTCAAGCGCTAG
- the ribE gene encoding 6,7-dimethyl-8-ribityllumazine synthase translates to MNPGKIVEGKLIGKGLSFAIVASRFNEFITTKLIEGAMDALVRHDVDPAQVDLVWVPGSFEIPLTAKRLAASGKYHAVICLGAVIRGATPHFDYVAAEVAKGVALAGLETGLPVIFGVLTTDTIEQAVERAGTKAGNKGWDAAVSAIEMANLFSQL, encoded by the coding sequence ATGAATCCAGGGAAGATCGTGGAAGGGAAACTCATAGGCAAGGGCCTCTCGTTCGCCATCGTGGCGAGCAGGTTCAACGAGTTCATCACCACCAAGCTCATCGAAGGGGCGATGGACGCCCTGGTTCGACATGATGTGGACCCTGCACAGGTGGATCTCGTGTGGGTGCCGGGTTCGTTCGAGATCCCCCTCACCGCCAAGCGGCTCGCCGCCTCGGGGAAGTACCATGCCGTGATCTGCCTCGGTGCGGTGATCAGGGGCGCCACCCCCCACTTCGACTACGTGGCGGCCGAGGTCGCCAAAGGCGTGGCACTCGCAGGCCTCGAGACCGGGCTGCCCGTGATCTTCGGAGTCCTCACCACCGACACGATCGAGCAGGCCGTCGAGCGTGCGGGCACCAAGGCGGGAAACAAGGGATGGGACGCCGCCGTGAGCGCCATAGAAATGGCCAACCTCTTCTCCCAGCTGTGA
- the ppdK gene encoding pyruvate, phosphate dikinase encodes MSPKYVYFFGQGKAEGSAKMRDLLGGKGANLAEMTSIGIPVPPGFTISTEVCELYYKNDKQYPPEVREQVEEALAKLEKAMGRKLGDPENPLFVSVRSGAAISMPGMMETILNLGMNDQTVEGFARQTGNPRVAWDSYRRFIQMFGSVVKGIPHEEFEKVLEGLKQERGVELDTELTADDLKELVSRYMKLYKEKVGEEFPQDVKAQLWAAIDAVFDSWDNERARKYREINNIRGLKGTAVNVQAMVFGNFGDDSGTGVCFSRDPSTGENVFYGEFLMNAQGEDVVAGIRTPEKLSGLAEKMPEVYAQLEEVKNRLERHYRDMQDMEFTIEKGRLFLLQTRNGKRTGRAAVKIAVDMVKEGLISREEAVMRVSPEHIDQLLHPMLDPEAKKKARALAKGLNASPGAATGKIVFTARRAEELAGVEKVILVRKETSPEDIGGMYAAQGILTSTGGMTSHAAVVARGMGKPSVVGCKDVVILDEGRCEIGGREFKEGDWITIDGTTGEVFEGQIPLVVPEIRGELQEFLGWVDEIRLSAVRENCPEKGFRVRTNADTPQDARRAREFGAEGIGLCRTEHMFFDKGKIEAFREMIIAEDLEARKKALEKLLPLQKEDFVGIFHEMAGLPVTIRLLDPPLHEFVLMSETEIEELSRSSGVPAEKIRQRIEALHEMNPMLGHRGCRLGITYPEIYEMQARAVMLAACEVAKEGKPVYPEVMIPLVGMEKELVFLKERIVKVMEEVKSSSGVQVSYRVGTMIEVPRAALVAEKIASHAEFFSFGTNDLTQMTFGFSRDDVGSFLPAYLQMEILETDPFASLDEEGVGQLVKLAAEKGRKARPGIKLGICGEHGGDPASIDFAYRVGLDYVSCSPFRVPIARLAAAQAVIRNRK; translated from the coding sequence ATGAGTCCTAAGTACGTGTACTTTTTCGGTCAGGGAAAGGCGGAAGGCTCCGCCAAGATGCGCGATCTTCTGGGTGGAAAGGGGGCGAACCTCGCGGAGATGACCTCGATAGGGATCCCCGTGCCGCCGGGGTTCACGATCTCTACCGAGGTGTGTGAGCTCTACTATAAGAACGACAAACAGTATCCTCCCGAAGTGAGGGAACAGGTGGAGGAGGCTCTCGCCAAGCTCGAGAAGGCCATGGGACGGAAGCTGGGGGATCCTGAGAATCCACTTTTCGTCTCGGTGCGCTCTGGTGCTGCGATCTCCATGCCGGGGATGATGGAGACCATCCTCAACCTTGGGATGAACGATCAGACCGTTGAGGGCTTCGCCCGGCAGACGGGAAACCCCCGTGTGGCCTGGGACTCCTACCGGCGATTCATCCAGATGTTCGGGAGCGTGGTGAAGGGCATCCCTCACGAGGAGTTCGAGAAGGTCCTCGAGGGCCTGAAGCAGGAACGTGGTGTGGAGCTCGATACCGAACTCACCGCGGATGACCTCAAGGAGCTCGTCTCCCGTTACATGAAACTCTACAAGGAAAAGGTGGGTGAGGAGTTCCCCCAGGATGTGAAGGCCCAGCTGTGGGCCGCCATCGATGCGGTCTTCGACTCATGGGACAACGAGAGGGCCCGCAAGTACAGGGAGATCAACAACATCCGCGGTCTGAAGGGCACGGCCGTGAACGTGCAGGCCATGGTCTTCGGCAACTTCGGGGACGATTCCGGTACGGGCGTGTGCTTCTCCCGGGATCCTTCCACGGGCGAGAACGTGTTCTACGGCGAGTTCCTCATGAACGCCCAGGGCGAGGACGTGGTGGCCGGGATCCGCACACCCGAGAAGCTCTCCGGGCTCGCGGAGAAGATGCCCGAGGTGTACGCGCAGCTCGAGGAGGTCAAGAACAGGCTCGAGCGCCACTACCGGGACATGCAGGACATGGAGTTCACCATCGAGAAGGGCAGGCTCTTCCTCCTCCAGACGAGGAACGGGAAGCGCACCGGTCGGGCTGCGGTGAAGATCGCAGTAGACATGGTGAAGGAGGGGCTCATCTCCCGCGAAGAGGCCGTCATGCGGGTCTCGCCCGAGCACATCGATCAGCTCCTCCACCCCATGCTCGATCCCGAAGCGAAGAAGAAGGCGAGAGCCCTCGCGAAGGGGCTCAACGCCTCGCCCGGCGCGGCCACGGGGAAGATCGTGTTCACCGCCCGTAGGGCGGAGGAGCTCGCGGGCGTCGAGAAGGTGATCCTCGTCCGTAAGGAGACCTCGCCCGAGGATATAGGCGGCATGTACGCGGCCCAGGGCATCCTCACCTCCACCGGCGGTATGACGAGCCACGCCGCGGTGGTGGCCAGGGGTATGGGCAAGCCCAGCGTGGTGGGGTGCAAGGACGTGGTGATCCTCGACGAGGGGCGGTGCGAGATCGGCGGCAGGGAGTTCAAGGAAGGGGACTGGATCACCATCGACGGGACCACGGGTGAGGTGTTCGAGGGGCAGATCCCCCTCGTGGTGCCCGAGATAAGAGGGGAACTCCAGGAGTTCCTCGGGTGGGTGGACGAGATCCGTCTCTCGGCCGTGCGCGAGAACTGCCCCGAGAAGGGATTCAGGGTGAGGACCAACGCGGACACCCCGCAGGACGCCCGGCGGGCGAGGGAGTTCGGGGCCGAGGGGATCGGCCTTTGCCGCACCGAGCACATGTTCTTTGACAAGGGGAAGATAGAGGCCTTCCGCGAGATGATCATCGCAGAAGACCTCGAGGCGAGGAAGAAGGCCCTCGAGAAGCTCCTCCCCCTCCAGAAGGAGGATTTCGTGGGTATCTTCCATGAGATGGCGGGTCTTCCCGTGACCATACGCCTCCTCGATCCGCCTCTCCACGAGTTCGTGCTCATGTCCGAGACCGAGATCGAAGAGCTCTCCAGGAGTTCGGGCGTGCCTGCGGAAAAGATCAGGCAGCGGATAGAGGCCCTCCACGAGATGAACCCCATGCTGGGGCACAGAGGGTGCCGCCTGGGGATCACCTATCCCGAGATCTACGAGATGCAGGCACGAGCCGTCATGCTGGCTGCCTGCGAGGTGGCGAAGGAAGGCAAGCCGGTCTATCCCGAGGTGATGATCCCGCTCGTGGGCATGGAGAAGGAGCTCGTCTTTCTCAAGGAGCGCATCGTGAAGGTGATGGAGGAGGTGAAGAGCTCCTCCGGTGTGCAGGTGTCCTACCGGGTGGGTACCATGATCGAGGTGCCCCGCGCGGCCCTCGTCGCGGAGAAGATAGCCTCCCACGCGGAGTTTTTCTCCTTCGGTACCAACGACCTCACACAGATGACCTTCGGGTTCTCGAGGGACGACGTGGGATCCTTCCTGCCGGCCTACCTCCAGATGGAGATCCTCGAGACCGATCCCTTCGCCTCGCTCGACGAGGAGGGCGTGGGCCAGCTTGTGAAGCTTGCCGCAGAGAAGGGAAGGAAGGCTCGACCCGGCATCAAGCTCGGGATCTGCGGCGAGCATGGCGGAGATCCGGCTTCCATCGACTTCGCCTATCGGGTGGGACTCGACTACGTTTCGTGCTCGCCCTTCCGCGTGCCGATCGCCCGTCTCGCCGCGGCCCAGGCGGTCATCCGGAACAGGAAGTGA
- a CDS encoding sigma-70 family RNA polymerase sigma factor, whose protein sequence is METVKRKKKRRVQDSGDANVLSLYLKEINRIPLLTREEEDHYARLAAQGDQHAKEKLVTANLRFVVNVAKKYQNQGLPLADLISEGNIGLLNAIERFDPDKGYHFISYAVWWIRQAILKAISEKSRMIRLPLNRANELVQIEKARKLVQTESGEHNEIKKVAETLDYDEDHVANLLNLSKEYVSLDTPVYEDRDSAMLGDYLKDEASRPPEDVVLEKTLQEEIQEVLATLTEKEAEIIQYRFGLNGRHPMSLKEIGDLYNLTKERIRQIEKKALKKIQQSEKAKILETYLAS, encoded by the coding sequence ATGGAAACTGTCAAGCGAAAGAAGAAAAGACGAGTGCAGGATTCAGGGGATGCGAATGTGCTCTCCCTGTATCTCAAGGAGATCAACAGGATACCCCTCCTCACCCGGGAGGAAGAGGACCACTACGCCCGCCTCGCGGCACAGGGTGATCAGCATGCCAAGGAAAAACTCGTCACCGCCAACCTCAGGTTCGTGGTGAACGTGGCGAAGAAGTACCAGAATCAGGGGCTTCCTCTCGCCGACCTCATAAGCGAAGGGAACATAGGCCTCTTGAACGCCATAGAACGGTTCGATCCCGACAAAGGCTACCACTTCATTTCGTACGCGGTCTGGTGGATCAGGCAGGCCATCCTCAAGGCCATAAGCGAGAAATCCAGGATGATCCGGCTCCCGCTCAACAGGGCGAACGAGCTGGTACAGATCGAGAAGGCGCGGAAGCTCGTGCAGACCGAGAGCGGAGAACACAATGAGATAAAGAAGGTCGCGGAGACCCTGGACTACGACGAGGATCACGTGGCGAACCTCCTCAACCTCTCGAAGGAGTACGTCTCCCTCGACACGCCGGTCTACGAGGATCGGGACTCCGCGATGTTGGGCGACTACCTCAAAGACGAGGCCTCTCGTCCCCCCGAGGACGTGGTCCTCGAGAAGACCCTCCAGGAGGAGATCCAGGAGGTGCTCGCCACGCTCACGGAGAAGGAAGCCGAGATCATCCAGTACCGGTTCGGTCTCAACGGCAGGCATCCCATGTCGCTCAAGGAGATAGGGGACCTGTACAACCTCACCAAGGAGCGCATACGCCAGATAGAGAAGAAGGCGCTCAAGAAGATACAGCAGTCGGAAAAGGCGAAGATCCTCGAGACGTACCTCGCTTCATGA
- a CDS encoding endonuclease III domain-containing protein: MITRGCDGEGVEVEKASAAARTIPRLYDILFSWYGPQGWWPLLSKAGTPGYDDEGYHPGIYEVPDGMGAFEIAVGAVLVQNTAWTNARRALAVLLERSLCSPERILGLEEEALARLIRPCGYYTLKARRLAHLARFFLSCDGLPERNALLGVWGVGRETADSILLYGYGVPVFVVDAYTRRIFSRLGLLASDDTPYEEVRSAVEEAVPPDHVCYNEFHALLVEHAKRFCRKRPLCGECPLRLECAHLSSAGGS; encoded by the coding sequence ATGATCACCCGGGGGTGTGATGGAGAAGGGGTCGAGGTTGAGAAGGCCTCTGCTGCAGCGCGTACCATACCACGGCTCTACGACATACTCTTTTCGTGGTATGGTCCACAGGGGTGGTGGCCTCTCCTCTCAAAGGCGGGGACTCCGGGCTACGACGATGAAGGGTACCATCCCGGGATCTACGAGGTCCCGGACGGCATGGGTGCCTTCGAAATCGCGGTGGGCGCTGTGCTCGTCCAGAACACGGCCTGGACGAACGCCCGCAGGGCCCTCGCTGTCCTCCTCGAAAGGTCGCTCTGTTCTCCGGAGCGTATCCTCGGCCTGGAGGAGGAGGCCCTCGCCCGTCTCATCCGACCATGCGGGTACTACACCCTCAAGGCGCGCAGGCTCGCCCACCTCGCCCGCTTCTTTCTCTCCTGTGACGGCCTCCCCGAGCGGAATGCCCTCCTCGGTGTGTGGGGCGTGGGCAGGGAGACGGCCGATTCCATCCTGCTCTACGGCTACGGGGTGCCGGTGTTCGTGGTGGACGCCTATACCCGGCGCATCTTCTCCCGGCTCGGTCTGCTCGCCTCAGACGATACCCCCTACGAGGAAGTACGCTCCGCGGTGGAGGAGGCCGTACCGCCCGATCACGTGTGCTACAACGAGTTTCACGCCCTCCTGGTGGAGCACGCCAAGCGGTTCTGCAGGAAACGGCCCCTCTGCGGGGAGTGCCCGCTTCGCCTTGAGTGTGCCCACCTCTCATCGGCAGGAGGATCTTAG
- a CDS encoding phosphoribosylaminoimidazolesuccinocarboxamide synthase, with translation MGSVKDLEVVKAPSDREPGEGRFRFSDRYSVFDWGKMPDDIAHKGAAICIATAYFFERLAEEGIPSHYLGVVEDGRVVRLSEARGPVRELACRLFRVVRPSRRNGEYDYGIFAGLSGNFLIPLEVIYRNSLPPGSSVFRRLASGALTHEDLGLAGPPEPGMRLDPPMLDVSTKLEETDRYLSWEEAQRIAGLSEEEVSALKERTRFLDRLITEETRRLGLDHEDGKVEYAFDEGRRLVLVDALGTLDECRFTYRGIPVSKEVARIFYRRTEWYRRVEEAKQEDRVHWKERVGMEPPPLPREFAQAISEMYMAYANELTGREWFRVRPLSEVLRVIGEFVG, from the coding sequence ATGGGGAGCGTGAAGGATCTCGAGGTGGTGAAAGCCCCGAGCGACCGGGAGCCGGGAGAAGGCCGGTTCAGGTTCTCGGACAGGTACTCGGTCTTCGATTGGGGCAAGATGCCGGACGACATCGCCCACAAGGGGGCTGCGATCTGTATCGCCACGGCCTACTTCTTCGAGCGGCTCGCCGAAGAGGGGATCCCCTCCCACTATCTGGGTGTGGTGGAGGACGGGAGGGTGGTGCGTCTCTCCGAGGCGAGGGGGCCGGTGAGGGAGCTCGCCTGCCGACTCTTTCGGGTGGTGCGGCCGTCCCGCAGGAATGGCGAGTACGACTACGGGATCTTCGCCGGCCTTTCCGGCAACTTCCTCATCCCGCTCGAGGTGATCTACCGGAACAGCCTCCCGCCGGGATCTTCGGTGTTCAGGCGGCTCGCCTCGGGGGCGCTCACGCACGAGGATCTGGGGCTTGCCGGCCCGCCTGAGCCGGGGATGCGGCTCGATCCTCCCATGCTGGATGTGTCGACCAAGCTCGAGGAGACCGACCGCTACCTCTCGTGGGAGGAGGCGCAGCGGATCGCAGGGCTTTCGGAGGAGGAGGTCTCGGCACTCAAGGAACGCACGCGCTTCCTGGATAGGCTCATCACAGAGGAGACGAGGAGGCTGGGGCTCGATCACGAGGATGGCAAGGTCGAGTACGCCTTCGACGAGGGGAGGCGGCTCGTCCTGGTGGATGCCCTGGGGACCCTGGACGAGTGTCGCTTCACCTACCGGGGGATCCCGGTGAGCAAGGAGGTGGCGCGGATCTTCTATCGTAGGACGGAGTGGTACCGGCGGGTGGAGGAGGCGAAGCAGGAGGACAGGGTCCACTGGAAGGAGCGGGTGGGTATGGAGCCGCCGCCGCTCCCTCGGGAGTTCGCCCAGGCGATCTCGGAGATGTACATGGCCTATGCGAACGAGCTGACGGGGAGGGAGTGGTTCAGGGTGCGGCCGCTTTCCGAGGTGCTCCGCGTGATAGGGGAGTTCGTAGGGTGA
- a CDS encoding glycosyltransferase has translation MHRILFLTVGVGGGHIAPARAMASALEARFPDRLAVEVVDLPRAAGASRIDERLNRAWIQAARHPAPMRILYWLLTRLPRTGLEFARWHYRELFEAGIPYLVSRSPDLVVSTHPLCSMVALEARADHGLRFPLLTYVVDPFDAYPWWAARGVDLFLVASEEAREGLVRYDIDPSRIRIAPFPVRPEILTPSATREEVCLSLGLGPDLPVLLCTGGGMGLGKIGRYVEALVRARLPLNIVLLTGRNRALYERMRPLSGPGSRLAVVEFTDRMADLYHTADLVVGKAGASTAMEALVVGRPMLFTEWIAQNDYAIIRYFLDHGYGWYIPGVRDSLRFLSRADLPARVAHARARIQEAGFTTGVYQIADLIASILEGGGEPLPSA, from the coding sequence ATGCACCGCATACTCTTCCTCACCGTGGGGGTGGGAGGGGGCCACATCGCCCCTGCACGGGCCATGGCGTCGGCCCTCGAAGCCCGATTCCCCGACCGACTGGCCGTCGAGGTGGTGGACCTCCCCCGCGCCGCCGGTGCCTCCCGGATCGACGAGCGGCTCAACCGGGCGTGGATCCAGGCCGCCCGACACCCTGCGCCCATGCGCATCCTCTACTGGCTCCTCACACGCCTTCCCCGTACCGGCCTCGAGTTCGCCCGTTGGCACTACCGGGAGCTCTTCGAGGCAGGCATCCCCTACCTCGTCTCCAGGAGCCCCGACCTGGTGGTCTCCACGCACCCGCTCTGTTCCATGGTGGCCCTCGAGGCCCGCGCGGATCACGGCCTTCGATTCCCCCTCCTCACCTATGTGGTCGACCCCTTCGACGCCTATCCCTGGTGGGCCGCCCGAGGCGTTGACCTTTTCCTCGTGGCGAGCGAGGAGGCGAGGGAGGGCCTCGTCCGCTATGACATCGATCCCTCCAGGATCCGCATCGCCCCCTTCCCCGTGCGACCCGAGATCCTCACCCCCTCCGCGACGAGGGAAGAGGTCTGCCTCTCGTTGGGACTCGGCCCTGACCTCCCCGTCCTCCTGTGCACCGGGGGCGGGATGGGTCTGGGAAAGATCGGCCGCTATGTCGAAGCCCTTGTACGCGCCCGACTCCCTCTCAACATCGTACTCCTCACGGGGAGGAACAGAGCCCTCTACGAGCGGATGCGGCCCCTCTCAGGCCCCGGCTCCCGCCTCGCGGTGGTCGAGTTCACCGACCGCATGGCCGATCTCTACCACACGGCCGACCTCGTGGTGGGCAAGGCAGGCGCTTCCACCGCCATGGAGGCCCTCGTGGTCGGTCGACCCATGCTCTTCACCGAGTGGATCGCGCAGAACGACTACGCGATCATCCGCTACTTCCTCGACCACGGATACGGGTGGTACATCCCCGGGGTGAGGGATTCGCTCCGTTTCCTCTCGAGGGCCGATCTCCCCGCGCGAGTGGCGCACGCCAGAGCCCGCATCCAGGAGGCCGGTTTCACCACGGGAGTGTACCAGATCGCCGACCTCATCGCCTCGATCCTGGAAGGGGGCGGGGAGCCGCTCCCTAGCGCTTGA
- a CDS encoding L-threonylcarbamoyladenylate synthase: MRETRVLPATDEAIEEAARLLREGEAVAFPTETVYGLGANALDAVAVARIFEIKERPLFDPLIVHIAEEGMLKEVVREVPSIARRLMARFWPGPLTLVLPKGERVPGIVTAGLPTVGVRMPAHPVARRLIERAGVPIAAPSANRFGSLSPTRAGHVAGQLGGRVALVLDGGACEVGVESTVVRVEGGRVRVLRPGGVAVEALEEAVGRGAVVVGGPEREGAQEAPGMLPWHYAPSVPVVVLEGGAMPGAEEAREAGLLAWREVPARPAFRAVEVLSPRGDLQEAAARLFEGLHRLEEAGVARIYAEAVPEVGLGRAVMDRLRKAARRRPS, encoded by the coding sequence GTGAGAGAGACAAGGGTGTTGCCCGCCACGGATGAGGCGATAGAGGAGGCGGCGCGCCTCCTGCGCGAGGGGGAGGCGGTGGCCTTTCCCACCGAGACGGTCTACGGGCTCGGGGCGAATGCCCTGGATGCGGTTGCGGTGGCGAGGATCTTCGAGATAAAGGAACGGCCCCTCTTCGATCCGCTCATCGTCCACATCGCGGAGGAGGGGATGCTGAAAGAGGTGGTGCGGGAGGTGCCTTCGATCGCGAGGAGGCTCATGGCGCGGTTCTGGCCGGGTCCGCTCACGCTGGTGTTGCCGAAGGGGGAGCGGGTGCCGGGGATCGTGACCGCAGGGCTCCCCACGGTGGGGGTCCGGATGCCGGCGCATCCCGTGGCGCGGAGGCTCATCGAGCGGGCAGGGGTGCCGATCGCCGCGCCGAGCGCGAACCGTTTCGGGTCGCTGAGTCCCACGAGGGCGGGGCACGTGGCGGGTCAGCTCGGGGGAAGGGTGGCGTTGGTGCTGGACGGGGGGGCGTGCGAGGTGGGGGTGGAGTCGACGGTGGTGCGGGTGGAGGGGGGGAGGGTGCGGGTGCTCCGGCCGGGCGGGGTGGCGGTGGAGGCGCTGGAGGAGGCGGTGGGCCGGGGTGCGGTGGTGGTAGGGGGACCGGAGCGGGAAGGGGCGCAGGAGGCGCCGGGGATGCTGCCCTGGCACTATGCGCCTTCGGTGCCGGTGGTGGTGCTGGAGGGGGGAGCGATGCCGGGGGCCGAGGAGGCGCGCGAGGCGGGGCTGCTGGCGTGGAGAGAGGTGCCGGCGCGGCCAGCGTTCCGGGCGGTGGAGGTGCTCTCGCCGCGCGGGGATCTGCAGGAAGCGGCTGCCCGGCTGTTCGAGGGGCTGCACCGGCTGGAGGAGGCGGGGGTGGCGCGGATCTATGCGGAAGCGGTGCCGGAGGTGGGGCTGGGAAGGGCGGTGATGGACCGGCTCAGGAAGGCGGCGAGGCGGCGTCCCTCCTAG